Proteins encoded within one genomic window of Deltaproteobacteria bacterium:
- a CDS encoding sigma 54-interacting transcriptional regulator codes for MTPITRAGRPRSETSPSSFSSDDAIQSKTQVLSREQEELSCLYEIAQVLSRTRNLRSALEAALGILARMLGMTRGAISILNSDNSELQVEIAPGLSSSARRRGRYKVGEGITGHVVATGEPVVVPRVSQDPRFLNRTQSRGDILTCDLSFLCVPIKVDGRTIGALSVDRPLSDTVRLEEDLRFLVILSALIAQTVGRLQAFEAERETLIIENRSLRRALAEKYEIGNFIGRSSRVLDVLEMVARVAGSNATVLLRGESGTGKSLIAKAIHYNSPRRERPFVTVNCSALPESLMESELFGHEKGAFTGASARKIGRFEAAEGGTIFLDEIGELSHSVQVKLLHVIQEREFQRLGGVKSIRSDVRIVAATNRDLEEALKQGEFREDLYYRLNVFPIYLPPLRERKTDIPLLAEHFLDRFSRENGKAIRRLSSAAIDLLMAYHWPGNVRELQNCMERAVLVCDEDVIRSFHLPPTLQGPKMEGSDGRSRQSLSRAVEQVERDLIIDALKETEGNQARAAGLLEISPRVLHYKIHKYGIDPDLYKMSVRS; via the coding sequence ATGACGCCCATTACACGGGCCGGTCGTCCCCGGTCCGAGACTTCTCCTTCATCTTTCTCATCGGATGACGCCATCCAATCCAAGACACAGGTCCTGAGCCGGGAGCAAGAGGAACTTTCATGTCTTTACGAGATCGCTCAGGTCCTTTCTCGGACTCGGAACCTCCGATCCGCGCTCGAGGCGGCGCTCGGCATCCTCGCTCGAATGCTGGGAATGACCCGTGGCGCTATCTCTATCCTCAATTCCGACAACTCAGAGCTCCAGGTCGAGATAGCCCCGGGCCTTTCCTCTTCGGCGCGCAGACGTGGACGTTACAAGGTCGGGGAGGGCATCACCGGGCACGTGGTGGCGACCGGCGAGCCGGTCGTGGTCCCGAGGGTGAGTCAGGATCCCCGCTTTCTCAACAGGACGCAAAGCCGGGGCGACATACTGACATGCGACCTTTCGTTTCTGTGCGTTCCCATCAAAGTGGACGGGAGGACCATCGGGGCACTGAGTGTGGACAGGCCCTTGTCCGACACGGTTCGCCTGGAGGAGGATCTGAGATTTCTCGTCATCTTGAGTGCCCTTATCGCCCAGACGGTGGGGAGACTCCAGGCATTCGAGGCCGAACGGGAGACCCTCATCATCGAGAACCGGTCCCTTCGCCGAGCCCTTGCAGAAAAGTACGAGATCGGAAATTTCATCGGGAGGTCCAGCCGGGTCCTCGATGTCCTTGAGATGGTTGCACGGGTGGCCGGGAGCAATGCGACAGTGCTCCTACGGGGGGAAAGCGGAACAGGCAAGTCTTTGATCGCAAAGGCCATCCACTATAACAGCCCCCGCAGGGAACGTCCTTTCGTGACAGTCAACTGTTCGGCCTTGCCTGAAAGCCTCATGGAAAGTGAGCTTTTCGGGCATGAAAAAGGGGCGTTTACCGGGGCATCCGCACGGAAGATAGGGAGATTCGAGGCGGCGGAGGGGGGAACGATCTTTCTTGACGAGATCGGAGAGCTCTCCCATTCCGTTCAAGTCAAGCTCCTCCATGTCATCCAGGAGCGGGAGTTTCAGCGCCTGGGCGGCGTGAAATCCATCCGCTCGGACGTGAGGATCGTGGCCGCTACCAACCGGGACCTGGAAGAGGCCCTCAAACAGGGGGAATTCCGTGAGGATCTCTACTATCGCCTAAATGTCTTTCCCATATATCTACCACCCCTCAGGGAGCGAAAGACGGATATCCCCCTTCTTGCCGAACATTTTCTCGATCGTTTCTCCCGCGAAAACGGGAAGGCAATCCGACGCCTTTCGAGCGCGGCCATAGATCTCCTCATGGCCTATCACTGGCCAGGAAACGTCCGGGAACTCCAGAACTGTATGGAACGGGCGGTTTTGGTATGTGACGAGGATGTCATCCGGTCCTTCCACCTTCCTCCGACCCTGCAGGGGCCGAAAATGGAGGGAAGCGATGGGCGATCAAGGCAGTCACTTTCCAGGGCAGTGGAACAGGTGGAAAGGGACCTCATCATCGACGCGCTCAAGGAGACAGAGGGAAACCAGGCACGCGCGGCAGGGCTCCTCGAGATAAGCCCGCGCGTCCTTCATTACAAGATCCACAAATATGGCATCGATCCCGACCTGTATAAAATGTCGGTGCGATCCTGA
- a CDS encoding methyltransferase domain-containing protein, with protein MNERAQHIHERTRSKILFNLRWNTPNAIHEDEYLFEVNLCRDILPDPLLRQILGKKPGDRIEITFPPGTLVSPYEKGRRFTLSRSQFRGDFLPAFGRFYPQGLLRDIPGVYPETITPFRCVETGSKTFDADLNHPFALHSATLSATVLAVQEFDDSRGGALQDLMALLCDGPGMQARWEGRPTDFFRDADAVFRRDDENPDIAFYTEPRLVTHLDDQALKNVQKLYGRLLQPGSKVLDLMSSWKSHIPDGLKLDALVGIGLNDQEMEANSQLTAHTVHDLNQDPQIPYEDGSFDAVICTVSVEYLTRPLDVFSEVARVLRPHGLFVLTFSHRWFPPKVISLWRDLHPFERVGLVTEYFLRTNRFSNLTTLSIRGWPRPEHDRYYPRLKDSDPVFAVWGRTHRGTT; from the coding sequence ATGAATGAACGAGCCCAACACATTCACGAAAGAACCCGCTCCAAGATCCTGTTCAACCTCCGATGGAATACCCCGAATGCAATCCACGAAGACGAATACCTCTTTGAGGTAAATCTATGCCGGGACATCCTCCCGGACCCACTCCTGCGTCAAATCCTGGGGAAAAAACCGGGGGATCGTATCGAAATCACCTTTCCCCCCGGAACACTCGTCTCCCCCTACGAGAAAGGCCGCCGTTTTACCCTTTCCCGTTCCCAATTTAGAGGAGATTTCCTCCCGGCGTTTGGCCGTTTCTACCCACAAGGCCTCCTCCGTGACATTCCCGGAGTCTATCCCGAGACGATCACTCCCTTTCGGTGTGTGGAAACGGGTTCCAAAACCTTTGACGCGGATCTTAACCATCCCTTTGCCCTCCATTCGGCAACGCTTTCGGCCACAGTCCTTGCTGTTCAGGAGTTCGACGACTCCCGAGGAGGAGCACTCCAAGATTTAATGGCGCTCCTTTGCGACGGACCGGGGATGCAGGCACGGTGGGAAGGTCGCCCCACGGACTTCTTTAGGGACGCTGACGCTGTTTTCCGGCGTGACGACGAAAACCCAGACATCGCCTTTTATACCGAACCCCGCCTTGTAACCCACCTCGATGACCAGGCGCTCAAAAATGTCCAGAAGCTTTATGGGCGTCTCCTTCAACCGGGATCGAAGGTCCTCGACCTAATGTCGAGTTGGAAATCCCATATCCCGGACGGACTTAAACTCGATGCCCTTGTGGGTATCGGCCTGAATGATCAGGAGATGGAGGCCAACTCCCAACTCACAGCCCATACCGTGCATGATTTGAACCAGGACCCACAGATACCCTATGAGGATGGCAGCTTCGATGCGGTTATCTGCACTGTTTCTGTCGAATACCTGACCAGGCCGCTCGATGTATTTTCAGAAGTGGCGCGTGTCCTGCGCCCGCATGGCTTATTCGTCCTTACCTTCTCGCATCGATGGTTCCCCCCGAAGGTCATCTCCCTCTGGCGGGATCTTCATCCGTTTGAACGGGTCGGTCTCGTCACTGAATATTTTCTAAGGACAAACCGATTCTCGAATCTCACCACACTGAGCATCAGGGGCTGGCCCCGTCCCGAGCATGACCGATACTATCCACGCCTCAAGGACTCTGATCCTGTTTTTGCCGTGTGGGGTCGTACTCACAGAGGGACCACATGA
- a CDS encoding deoxyribodipyrimidine photo-lyase — translation MSQTPDIQKERISLLNSAPLATGAYVLYWMQASQRVTQNHALEYAIRKANELNQSLVVFFGVTDRFPEANLRHYAFMLQGIAETAQRLRDRGILFVLRKTDPEKGALELAGRASLVVVDRGYLRIQKTWRRFLAERALCPVIQVESDVVVPVETASKKEEYAAATLRPKILRLLPYFLRPVEETLLKRTSLGMDLETMDATNTEGILEGLEIDRSVQRVDRFFIGGESEAQRRLADFIATRLEDYAEARNDPTRRVCSDLSPYLHFGQISPLEIALSVLRAEVPERRSIDMFIEELIIRRELAMNFVHFSPDYDSFACLPTWARDTLNKHRSDGAGPLYSRETFEKAATDDPYWNAAQKEMLVTGKMHGYMRMYWGKKILEWSRTPDEAFETALILNNRYELDGRDPNGFAGVAWCFGKHDRPWPERPVFGTVRSMTASGLRKKFPIDTYVRLVEDLATGGKRPSSGDLFSSQGEKSL, via the coding sequence ATGTCCCAGACACCTGACATCCAGAAAGAACGTATCTCACTCCTAAACTCCGCCCCCTTGGCAACCGGGGCCTATGTGCTCTACTGGATGCAGGCCTCTCAAAGGGTCACCCAGAACCACGCACTCGAGTACGCAATCCGAAAGGCCAACGAGCTCAACCAATCCCTCGTGGTCTTCTTTGGGGTCACGGACCGTTTCCCTGAGGCCAACCTCCGGCACTATGCCTTCATGCTACAGGGAATCGCAGAGACGGCGCAAAGGCTGCGGGACCGGGGCATACTTTTCGTCTTGAGAAAGACGGATCCGGAAAAGGGGGCTCTGGAACTTGCCGGACGGGCGTCCCTTGTGGTGGTAGATAGAGGATATCTCCGCATCCAAAAAACGTGGAGGAGATTTCTTGCCGAAAGGGCGCTGTGTCCGGTCATCCAGGTGGAAAGCGATGTGGTCGTGCCGGTCGAAACCGCCTCTAAAAAGGAGGAATACGCCGCTGCCACCCTGCGTCCCAAAATCTTACGGCTCCTGCCTTACTTTCTTCGCCCAGTCGAGGAGACGCTCCTGAAACGCACCTCGCTCGGCATGGATCTAGAGACCATGGACGCCACAAACACCGAAGGGATCCTTGAAGGCCTTGAGATCGACCGCAGTGTCCAGCGTGTAGATCGATTCTTCATAGGTGGAGAATCAGAGGCTCAACGGCGACTTGCCGATTTCATTGCCACGAGACTCGAAGACTACGCAGAGGCACGAAACGATCCAACCAGACGCGTGTGCTCGGACCTCAGCCCCTACCTACATTTCGGCCAGATATCCCCCCTCGAAATCGCCCTTTCGGTCCTCAGGGCAGAGGTCCCGGAAAGACGCTCCATAGACATGTTCATCGAAGAGCTGATCATCCGCCGGGAACTCGCCATGAACTTCGTCCACTTTTCACCTGACTATGACTCTTTCGCCTGCCTTCCCACCTGGGCCAGGGACACACTTAACAAGCACCGGTCAGACGGTGCAGGTCCGCTGTACTCGCGGGAGACATTCGAGAAGGCCGCGACTGACGACCCATACTGGAATGCGGCGCAGAAAGAAATGCTCGTCACGGGAAAAATGCACGGATACATGCGGATGTACTGGGGTAAAAAGATCCTCGAGTGGTCCCGTACTCCGGATGAGGCATTTGAAACGGCGCTCATCCTCAACAACAGATACGAACTCGACGGTAGGGATCCGAATGGATTCGCTGGTGTGGCCTGGTGTTTCGGCAAACACGACAGACCGTGGCCTGAAAGGCCGGTTTTCGGAACGGTCCGCAGCATGACGGCCTCGGGACTCAGAAAAAAATTTCCCATTGACACCTATGTCCGCCTCGTGGAAGACCTGGCGACAGGGGGAAAACGTCCGTCCTCCGGGGATCTCTTCTCCAGCCAAGGGGAAAAATCCTTATAA
- a CDS encoding HD domain-containing protein — protein MPMPTGGRVASMEKGHFVSDITPGASIEGIFFVEQKRLLDTKNGIPYLALTLSDRSGRIEGRLWENAAGFAGLFETGDAVFIKGEAQIFRESLQVKLSVLRKVEVPDPGFFLPVTPADPDALWSEFQRFMKGVKDPVLSGLLGFIFRDRRIAAAFRVAPAAKRMHHAYIGGLLEHSVSVARNAVQVSRLYPQIDRDLLVTGAILHDIGKIDELRYDAPPIDYTDRGRLLGHIAIGLTIVEGFCPLLEDAPGAGERISALKHLILSHHGQREFGSPVLPMTEEALVLHLIDDLDAKLNFLAGLKKTLPAGRRSWTDFQKMLDRYLFLPGLRLPGEGADEETEAGKGEMPPQPGLWD, from the coding sequence TTGCCCATGCCTACCGGTGGTAGGGTCGCATCCATGGAAAAGGGGCACTTTGTCTCGGACATCACCCCTGGGGCCTCCATTGAGGGGATCTTTTTCGTGGAGCAGAAAAGGTTGCTGGACACAAAAAACGGGATCCCTTACCTGGCCCTCACACTCTCGGACAGGTCAGGCCGGATCGAGGGCCGTCTGTGGGAAAACGCGGCCGGGTTCGCAGGTCTTTTCGAGACAGGGGATGCCGTATTTATCAAGGGCGAGGCGCAGATTTTCCGCGAGAGCCTTCAGGTGAAACTCAGTGTCCTCAGGAAGGTTGAGGTCCCGGATCCTGGTTTTTTCCTTCCAGTGACGCCTGCGGATCCGGATGCCCTGTGGAGCGAGTTCCAGAGGTTTATGAAGGGCGTGAAGGATCCTGTTCTTTCCGGGCTTCTCGGGTTCATCTTTCGAGATCGTAGGATCGCCGCCGCCTTTCGCGTCGCCCCTGCGGCCAAGAGGATGCACCACGCTTACATCGGGGGGCTTCTCGAGCACAGCGTTTCGGTTGCCAGGAACGCCGTTCAGGTAAGCCGTCTCTATCCCCAGATCGACCGGGATCTCCTCGTGACCGGGGCCATCCTCCACGACATTGGAAAGATCGACGAACTCCGATACGACGCCCCTCCCATAGATTATACGGACAGGGGGCGACTCCTTGGCCACATCGCCATCGGGCTGACGATCGTGGAGGGATTCTGCCCGCTTCTGGAGGATGCTCCAGGGGCGGGCGAGAGGATCTCGGCCTTGAAGCACCTCATCCTCAGCCACCACGGGCAGCGGGAATTCGGCTCCCCCGTCCTCCCTATGACTGAGGAGGCCCTGGTGCTCCACCTCATAGACGATCTCGACGCCAAGCTCAACTTCCTCGCCGGACTCAAGAAGACCTTGCCTGCCGGCCGGCGCTCATGGACGGATTTCCAGAAGATGCTCGATCGGTATCTCTTCCTTCCAGGCCTTAGGCTTCCTGGAGAGGGGGCAGATGAGGAGACTGAAGCAGGCAAAGGGGAGATGCCTCCACAACCTGGCCTGTGGGACTGA
- a CDS encoding NAD+ synthase — protein MKIALAQVNPTIGGFQENVVHFVDCAVAAAAQGCDLIVFPELALSGYPPKDFLEHGQFVQEGIKALESFVSKVRGIGVICGVATPRKEDFGKPLYNTAVLFEDGRILAEIHKQLLPTYDVFDETRYFEPGPPSAPVTFRGRSIGITICEDAWNDPDLVSQGRYRVDPVGELVSKGADLLVNIAASPFELEKPRLRERIFSHLAGKYGVPFVYVNAVGGQDSLVFDGHSLVVASDGRVIARASSFAESLVVSDLETGDGDLGPDVESDEEVLIKALSLSLCDYMRRCGFKKAVLGLSGGVDSAVTAAIAARAIGRENVLGVIMPSPYTSRESILDATQLAENLGIELLTIPIEGLFKGYLETLAPVFVGCKPDSTEENIQARIRGNLLMAISNKFGHLVLSTGNKSELAVGYCTLYGDLSGGYALISDVPKTMVYRIARHLNATGSGIPERIITRPPSAELRPDQKDQDDLPPYDILDAVLELHIEQNASREEIISRGYDPALVARILSMIARSEYKRLQAPLGPKVTTKAFGYGRRYPLAHAYRW, from the coding sequence ATGAAGATCGCCCTCGCTCAGGTGAACCCGACTATCGGGGGCTTTCAGGAGAACGTCGTCCATTTTGTGGATTGCGCGGTGGCGGCAGCGGCGCAAGGGTGCGATCTCATCGTCTTTCCCGAGCTCGCCCTCTCCGGCTACCCTCCCAAGGATTTCCTCGAGCATGGGCAGTTCGTACAGGAAGGCATCAAGGCCCTTGAGTCTTTCGTCTCGAAGGTGAGGGGTATCGGGGTCATTTGCGGGGTCGCCACACCCAGGAAGGAGGACTTCGGCAAGCCGCTTTACAATACAGCCGTCCTTTTCGAGGATGGGCGGATCCTCGCCGAGATCCACAAGCAGCTCCTGCCTACGTACGACGTCTTTGATGAAACCCGCTATTTCGAGCCCGGGCCTCCGTCCGCGCCCGTGACCTTCCGGGGCCGCTCCATCGGCATCACCATCTGCGAGGACGCCTGGAACGACCCGGATCTCGTCTCGCAGGGCCGTTACCGGGTGGACCCGGTGGGTGAGCTTGTCAGCAAGGGGGCAGATCTCCTGGTCAATATCGCCGCCTCTCCGTTTGAACTCGAAAAACCCCGCCTCCGGGAGAGGATATTTTCCCACCTTGCGGGCAAATATGGAGTTCCTTTTGTGTACGTGAATGCCGTCGGCGGTCAGGACAGCCTTGTTTTTGATGGGCATTCCCTGGTAGTGGCCTCTGACGGGCGGGTGATCGCCCGTGCGTCCTCTTTTGCCGAGTCCCTTGTGGTTTCAGATCTTGAAACAGGTGACGGGGATCTGGGGCCTGATGTCGAATCCGACGAGGAGGTCCTCATCAAGGCCCTCTCCCTCAGCCTTTGTGACTACATGAGACGATGCGGATTCAAAAAGGCGGTCCTCGGACTCAGCGGGGGCGTGGATTCGGCGGTGACGGCCGCGATTGCCGCCCGGGCCATCGGACGGGAAAATGTCCTCGGGGTCATCATGCCCTCGCCCTATACATCCAGGGAGAGCATTCTGGACGCCACCCAGCTTGCCGAAAATCTCGGCATCGAGCTTTTGACGATCCCTATTGAAGGGCTATTCAAGGGGTATCTGGAGACCCTTGCCCCTGTCTTTGTCGGGTGTAAGCCCGATAGCACAGAGGAAAACATCCAGGCCCGCATCCGAGGTAACCTCCTCATGGCGATCTCCAACAAATTCGGCCATCTCGTTCTGAGCACCGGAAACAAGAGCGAGCTCGCGGTCGGGTACTGTACGCTGTACGGTGATCTCAGCGGTGGTTATGCCCTCATCTCGGACGTCCCGAAGACCATGGTCTATCGGATCGCGCGCCACCTGAACGCAACCGGGTCAGGGATCCCTGAGAGGATCATCACCCGCCCACCGTCAGCGGAACTCCGCCCGGACCAGAAGGATCAGGATGATCTTCCGCCCTACGACATCCTCGACGCGGTTCTGGAGCTCCATATCGAACAAAACGCATCCCGGGAGGAGATCATCTCCAGGGGCTACGATCCGGCGCTCGTGGCCCGAATCCTCTCCATGATCGCCCGTAGCGAGTACAAGAGGCTCCAGGCCCCCCTCGGCCCCAAGGTGACCACCAAGGCCTTTGGGTACGGCAGGCGCTACCCACTTGCCCATGCCTACCGGTGGTAG
- a CDS encoding SufD family Fe-S cluster assembly protein, which translates to MPKHPANPVKDPSDPDPCVAPEDRALLDRFVPASDVGFGVEPFGENELGRLRQVGIDLKGSTRSGTFIQSNCNVAQCECTASGVELLPITEAMKRYDGLKGYLWGLIERDKDVFTKETAAHLDNGYFIRALPGERVVYPVQACLYIRNENVAQRVHNVVVAEEGSELHIITGCATHPDLTTGLHIGISEFYVKKGAKLVFTMIHNWGEEVHVRPRTGIRVEEDGIFLSNYISLKGVKSVQTYPFAILAGRNALARFHSVLVAPEGTLLDTGARVFLDAPGSRAEIISRTISSGGKVTARGHLIGRAPKVKAHLECQGLILAEQGVIHAIPELEAHVADVDMSHEAAVGRIAREEIEYLMARGLSEEEATSTIVRGFLNVRIEGLPPELDRELQSIVEETRLGM; encoded by the coding sequence ATGCCGAAACATCCAGCGAATCCTGTGAAAGACCCCAGTGATCCAGATCCTTGCGTGGCCCCTGAGGATCGGGCGTTGCTCGATCGCTTCGTCCCTGCCTCTGATGTCGGTTTCGGCGTGGAACCTTTCGGGGAGAACGAGCTGGGAAGATTGCGCCAGGTGGGGATTGATCTCAAAGGCTCCACGCGGTCCGGGACCTTCATCCAGTCGAACTGCAACGTCGCCCAGTGCGAGTGTACGGCCTCTGGGGTTGAGCTTCTCCCCATAACCGAGGCGATGAAAAGGTACGACGGCCTAAAGGGTTATCTCTGGGGGCTCATCGAGAGAGACAAGGACGTCTTTACGAAGGAGACGGCTGCCCACCTCGACAACGGATATTTCATCCGCGCCCTTCCAGGCGAAAGGGTCGTCTATCCCGTCCAGGCGTGCCTTTACATCCGAAACGAGAACGTAGCCCAGCGCGTCCACAACGTGGTGGTGGCCGAGGAGGGCTCCGAACTCCATATCATTACCGGATGCGCCACCCATCCTGACCTCACTACAGGCCTTCACATCGGGATCTCAGAGTTTTATGTAAAAAAGGGTGCGAAGCTCGTCTTCACCATGATCCACAACTGGGGCGAGGAGGTCCATGTCCGTCCCAGGACCGGTATCCGTGTGGAGGAGGATGGGATTTTTCTCTCCAACTATATCTCGCTCAAGGGGGTGAAGTCTGTTCAGACCTATCCCTTTGCGATCCTTGCCGGTAGAAACGCCCTCGCCCGGTTCCATTCCGTGCTCGTAGCCCCCGAGGGTACTTTGCTCGACACCGGGGCCCGAGTCTTTCTCGATGCACCTGGGAGCCGTGCCGAGATCATCTCCAGGACCATCTCGTCTGGGGGAAAGGTCACAGCCCGTGGGCACCTCATCGGACGCGCCCCAAAGGTGAAGGCCCATCTCGAGTGCCAGGGGCTCATCCTGGCGGAACAGGGCGTTATCCATGCCATCCCGGAGCTCGAGGCCCATGTCGCTGACGTGGACATGTCCCACGAGGCCGCTGTCGGCCGAATCGCCCGGGAAGAGATCGAATACCTCATGGCCCGGGGGCTCAGTGAGGAAGAGGCCACGTCCACCATCGTCCGGGGTTTTCTGAACGTCAGAATCGAGGGCCTTCCGCCGGAGCTGGATCGAGAACTCCAGTCGATCGTGGAAGAGACCCGCCTGGGGATGTAG
- a CDS encoding ABC transporter ATP-binding protein yields the protein MLQVEDLWVDVQGQEVLKGINLHIGQGETHCLFGKNGSGKTTLLMTLMGFSGYTVKHGRILFKGEDITHLPTNERAIRGLGLSFQRPPTLRGVKLVDMLAFSRISREEAARLARVWGFDHFLDREVNLGFSGGEIKKSELLQLLAQDPDLTLLDEPESGVDIENLHVIGEMIKKLLQKDVHKGRKKSGLIITHTGFILNYLAADKGHVMLNGQIYCHGNPVEIFEAIQKYGYEECARCRNIQRIL from the coding sequence ATGCTCCAGGTCGAGGATCTCTGGGTAGATGTCCAGGGTCAGGAGGTCCTGAAAGGGATCAACCTTCATATCGGGCAGGGCGAGACACACTGCCTTTTTGGCAAGAACGGGTCGGGTAAGACCACTCTCCTCATGACACTGATGGGCTTTTCCGGTTACACGGTCAAGCACGGCAGGATCCTTTTCAAGGGAGAGGACATCACCCATCTGCCAACGAACGAGCGGGCCATCCGGGGGCTGGGCCTTTCCTTCCAGAGGCCGCCCACGCTCAGAGGGGTGAAGCTCGTGGACATGCTCGCCTTTTCCCGCATCTCCCGGGAGGAGGCGGCCAGGCTGGCGCGCGTCTGGGGCTTCGATCACTTTCTCGACCGGGAGGTGAATCTCGGTTTTTCAGGCGGGGAGATAAAGAAATCGGAACTCCTCCAGCTCCTTGCCCAGGACCCCGATCTCACTCTCCTCGACGAACCCGAATCAGGAGTGGATATCGAGAACCTCCATGTGATCGGCGAGATGATCAAGAAGCTTCTTCAGAAGGATGTGCACAAGGGAAGGAAAAAATCGGGTCTCATCATCACACATACGGGGTTTATCCTGAACTATCTCGCAGCGGACAAGGGGCACGTGATGCTCAACGGCCAGATCTATTGCCACGGAAACCCCGTAGAGATCTTTGAGGCGATCCAGAAATACGGATATGAGGAGTGCGCGCGATGCCGAAACATCCAGCGAATCCTGTGA
- a CDS encoding MlaE family lipid ABC transporter permease subunit, whose protein sequence is MPMENICERLGEHALYYVNYAGRLGIFLFLCLTSILAPPYKIRPVIQQIHFIGAKSLFVIVFTGAFTGMVLGLQGYYSLRQFGSESALGSAVALSLIRELGPVLTALMVTGRAGSAICAEIGIMRNSEQIDALECMAIDPYKFLMAPKFLAAIFSLPLLTSFFDVIGIFGGFLIGVKLLGVNEGAYFSGMYKSVVWDDVYMGIVKSLCFAVIIVWICAGKGFYLHLERSGGFGAEGVSRATTNAVVLSSVAILVWDYLITAILL, encoded by the coding sequence ATGCCCATGGAAAATATCTGCGAGAGGCTCGGGGAGCACGCCCTCTACTACGTCAATTATGCCGGAAGACTTGGTATTTTTCTGTTTCTCTGCCTGACGAGCATCCTCGCCCCCCCCTATAAGATCCGGCCTGTCATCCAGCAGATTCATTTTATCGGGGCCAAATCCCTCTTCGTCATCGTCTTTACCGGTGCCTTCACAGGCATGGTCCTCGGGCTCCAGGGATATTACAGCCTGAGGCAATTCGGATCTGAAAGCGCCCTCGGATCCGCGGTCGCTCTGAGCCTCATTCGGGAGCTCGGCCCTGTCCTTACGGCACTCATGGTCACAGGACGGGCAGGAAGCGCGATCTGCGCGGAGATAGGGATCATGCGTAATTCCGAGCAGATCGACGCCCTTGAGTGCATGGCCATCGACCCATACAAGTTTCTCATGGCCCCCAAATTCCTGGCCGCCATCTTTTCGCTCCCCCTCCTGACAAGTTTTTTCGACGTCATTGGGATATTCGGGGGGTTTCTCATCGGCGTCAAGCTCCTTGGAGTCAATGAGGGCGCCTACTTTTCCGGCATGTACAAAAGCGTAGTGTGGGATGACGTATATATGGGAATCGTGAAATCCCTGTGCTTCGCCGTTATCATCGTCTGGATCTGTGCAGGCAAGGGTTTCTACCTCCATCTCGAGCGCTCTGGCGGATTCGGCGCCGAGGGGGTCAGCCGTGCGACGACCAACGCAGTGGTCCTTTCCTCAGTTGCGATCCTCGTCTGGGACTATCTCATCACCGCCATACTACTCTAA
- a CDS encoding ABC transporter ATP-binding protein, with amino-acid sequence MPEQNVVIELRGVDKSFGRQKVLDQVNIVIPEGKTTVIVGASGQGKSVLLKHMLGLIRADRGEVLVLGRDIARMSNRELRDTRTRFGVLFQGAALLDSITVFDNVALPLRERTRLTATEIRKRVREKLELMGLVDVDEKYPAQLSGGMKKRVGLARALILEPKIVFLDEPTTGLDVKMSKEIYRLIHTTQERLGFTAVIVSHDVPKIFKLADYIALMAASRIQGCLTPVEFQLSDNPYIRDFVQETMGEIYTSGERVT; translated from the coding sequence ATGCCAGAGCAAAACGTCGTCATAGAACTCAGGGGGGTCGACAAATCATTCGGCCGACAGAAGGTCCTCGACCAGGTAAACATCGTGATCCCCGAGGGAAAGACCACCGTCATCGTAGGGGCGAGCGGCCAGGGTAAGTCCGTCCTGCTGAAACACATGCTCGGGCTCATCCGTGCCGACAGGGGGGAGGTCCTCGTCCTTGGGCGTGACATCGCCCGCATGAGCAACCGGGAACTCAGGGACACACGGACCCGTTTCGGTGTCCTCTTTCAAGGTGCGGCCCTCCTCGACTCCATAACGGTCTTCGACAATGTCGCACTCCCTTTGAGGGAGCGCACCCGGCTCACTGCAACGGAAATCAGGAAACGGGTCCGGGAAAAACTCGAACTCATGGGCCTGGTGGACGTTGACGAAAAATATCCCGCTCAACTGAGCGGTGGGATGAAGAAAAGGGTGGGACTTGCACGGGCACTCATTTTAGAGCCCAAAATCGTCTTTCTCGACGAGCCAACGACTGGCCTCGATGTCAAGATGAGCAAAGAGATCTACCGTCTCATCCACACGACACAGGAAAGGCTTGGATTCACGGCCGTCATCGTGAGTCACGATGTCCCAAAGATCTTCAAGCTCGCAGATTACATCGCCCTCATGGCCGCATCTCGAATCCAGGGCTGCCTTACACCCGTCGAATTCCAGCTCTCGGACAACCCGTACATACGTGATTTTGTCCAAGAGACCATGGGAGAGATCTACACGTCAGGAGAACGAGTTACATGA